The genomic stretch AAGATGGACCACTGAAAATGCCCAGAGTCACAACCTACAGGATTCCAATCAATGAAGAGCACTGGTTTTTAAATCAGTCGCTCACTGTCACGAAGTGTTAAGAGTAAAACACAGAGTGCATCCGTCTCATCttttcactgcagctctgcaccaCCATTTAGGGAATTAATAGTATAAAAGTAACAAAGATGGTAGAACTGTATTTCACTATatgatggttaaaaaaaaaaaaaaacttaagttGGACTTCGAAGTTCAGTTGTTCAGTTGTTACTTTCTGTTGTTATCAGTTtatcaaaacatattttcaactACATTAGTAGCTATATTAAGTGCAGTCTTTAATGAGGTACCGGCCCACCAACTACGAGATGCAGCTATAATAATTATACATATAATTTTATGGTCCATCTGCCATTATAGAGCAGCATACTGTTTGAACAGACAATATTGTAAGTGAAAAGGTGCCCTTAGCCAGTATTTAGCCAGGGTCCGACTTGCATACATTTGAGATGCTATTCATAATTTTAACCCTGGTCCACATTATCCTTTGAATGTTAATATGTGTCTTAACTTAGCTAAGCCCTTTCAGATGACGAGATAATCCATTTTGGGGAGCTCTGATAGAAAAATAGGAAAAGGATTCCAGTATTTTCCAGGGCATttgctttttctctcattttcaatgtgtttTCCATGACTGGAAAAAACGATTTTCCAGGTTTTCCAGGATGCGTGGGAACACTGCAAGCAAGATAAATTGCATGCTTGTTTCTTTCTAATGAAAAATATTATCCAACACTAGAAGATAACCAGAAGCAGCATTTACAGCATATTTTAGCTGATAAAAACTGGTTAGAAAAGGTTTGTTGAGTGCAACAAACTTTCTTGTAAAATGGAccaaatgtattattaatgaCAAGAACACACTAGGCATTTGTTTTCTGACTGTGCCATCATTCTCATTAATGATGGCTTCACATGAACACATTGTAgcttctttcttttgtcttcatcaAGACCACCCCATgatgtttttcccttttcttctgCTCTGTTAATTCGTCATTGCTCCCTTCCTCCCTCATACATCCCACTGCTTTGTCAGTCTGTTGAGCTGGCATTTTTCCATTTCCTTCTCGTCTACATGAACCCtgcctccatccatccatccatccatccatcacctTCCATTATATCAAATCTCCGTCCTTCCATACCTCAGGCAGCCTGCTGTGTTGGTGAGTGCAGTCTCCCACTCAAGATGTCTGGGCTTGCagttctcctcccctcctcctgctccgtTGCTCCCTCGCTCCCAGCCTGAATGGGGCACCATCACCTCGTCAGAGAGGGCGTGCAGCGCATGGTCCACAATCTCCATTTTCACAGAGTCGTGGGACGACAGATTCCACAATGTCCCTGGGGGAAAACAATGCAGAAATGCCATATTCAGTTAAAAAGCGTACTTCCACAAGTTCAACCAGTCAGACCAGAAACGTCAACTGGTTTGTGAACAGTCCAAATCCATTTTTACACAGTGCGTGTCTTTGCAATGTGTCTCTGACCTGTGATGGTGTCGGTGAGGTCCTGGTCCCTGGTCTTCCTAAGCAGCCGGACCAAAGCAGGCACTCCATCACAGTTCTTGATAGCGATCTTGTTGTCTGGATCTTTGCCAAACGAGATGTTCTTTAGAGCTCCACAGGCTGCGTGTTGAACCTAGAACAGAGACCCAATAATAGTGTATTGAGCTGTTAGTCTTGATGAAGCATCACTTAAGAGAGCACCGATTACACACTTGCGTAGATTTATTGTAGTAGTAGAACAGTGTCATGCACTTGTAACTGTTGGAGTGTACTACAGTTTACATGGGTCTTGGCATTGCTACTCGTGCATTTAATTGTCTATCATTAATAGGACATTAGGTGTGCACATTTCTCACACATTTGCTCTATAAAGCAGGGTTAATATCAGCGCAAGTTCATGAACATTCTATACTCAGTATCACACActtatttgtttaaattgttgaaaatattttcagaataaactctttgttttattgtataTCTCAAGCTTTCATACtgcccacactcacacacatacacagactaAATGTGTGGATGTTTTGGAACCACTTAAAAAGCGGTAAGAGGATGCAGTCGCTTTTGACCCATATTTCCAGCCAGCAAGTCATCCGACACACACCAGACTTCAAACTCGTCACTGGCCGCAGAgcatgaaatgtgaaattaagTTGCTTCTTTTGCCTCGAGAGTGGAATGCATGATGTGGTCGGTCTGGTAATGCCCATACAAACATCAGCAAAAAAACGTTGCCACAGCTTGTGCTAAATGAAAGGGAATCGTAGAAAAACCTCAGAATGTTTTGGCCGAAGCCATATTTAGCACAAATGTTGACCTACGGGATTTGAGGAGAACTGAAATACGTAATGCTTATTTCCATTTCCCTTTCAGTTGGTATTAGTCGTGAGTCTCAAGTTCATTTTGTCTCAGGCCAGTGATCCGTTTTGATATTGCGTAAGAAATACACTACATCCCTTAAGCCTCTCTTTTACCCCACCTAGATCACCCCACCTATAATAACACACATCTAGTAAAGAATGAACAGAGAGATGTGGAGAAAATAAGCAAAAACAGACCTCTTTGTTTGGGATGTCGAGCATAGAGACCAGCGCTGGGATGCCTTTCAGACGACGCACATCAGACTTCACCTGGAAAACAAAGGGACGTGGATAGAGGGAGGTCAAGTAAAGTccagtgttgatgtttttgataGAGCCCAGCAAATCAAAGGGGTGGGcaaaaaaatcaagttttaaaaagcaaatgttgCAATGAtccacaaataaatcaaatcagaaCGCCAACAGAGAAAATCAAAGCACAGGACACATGAAAGCATGTTGGAAGCCCATCgattgagaagaaataacatggGAAATCCTTAAATTGCAACAGTAAGATCACTTTGGGGTATTTTTTCTTAAAAGGTCAAAGCAACACTAAtctagattttctttttctagcCTTTCACAAGTTGTTGCTATGTCCACAACTAGAGACATCTAAAACTGCTGACAACTGCAGATAATGTTATGTAACATCATATGTAACATTATTTCCAATACATCAGTACCTCACGTTACAACAATATCATTGTCGTAGTATTGTACATACTGTGGCTAAAACTGTATTGCTGCCAGAGActgctgtgataaaaaaaactgaaggcagAGCAAATACCGGATTTTCTTTATCTTCCAGCCAACTGCGgctacatatttttttcttctttctgtctgttcatAGCAGCATTATcgcatttgttttatttgaataaacTTCACTGGAATTGCCACTTCAGTGTGAACATTAAAGTCACAGGTGGTGGCCGTGCAGAAAGCCAGATTAAACATGCAGTTTGAGTTAAAACAACATACAAGATCAATAAACACACATAGTGTCTGTCTGCCAAGCTTTTGACAGACTTCCTCACCGCACAACCCTGTTTGCTGTAAAGCACTCGTATACTTTTAAGTGCTTTCTGTGGCTCATGTTGTTTTAAACACAACACGTGCTTCCCAACCAGCAATCTGACCATGGCGCTTGTCCAAATTTGCTACTATCAGGTTGACTTCAGTGATCAATGGAGCAAAATCAAAAAGCATTTTCATAAACAAACGCACAGTTTTACATTTAGAGCCTGTACCAATTAAAAACAGTTCTATAGCCAAAATCCAACTCTACTTCCACTCATCTGAGTACTCCTTATCTTACTCCCACTCTGCTAGAATTATAATTTTCTGTCTGGCGCTACAGTATCTTCTCTCATGTAAAAAACATGTACGACTAATCATCTTCAGTCCTGAGAGATGTCACTTTGACCTCACtcctcaaataaaaaatattaaagtgtAGTCTATTCTTATGCACAATGAAAACAAGGCTTtcaacatataaatatatgctTGCACGTGTGCATCTCTTACTTTATCATTCTTATAGGTGAGGTGCTGCAGGTAAGCAGCTGCATTGCTCCTGACGGGGTCCAGCCTGTAGTTGAGCATGGCAATGACCTCTGGCAGCTCTGGTTGACGCCAGCCGCTGGGGCCGGGACCTTTCCTCAGAGTGCTGTCCAATGAAGCCATGCTCCCTCTTTCACCCTGGGCCAGCGGTGCCCCTCCCCCCCAATAGTACATGTCCCCTGGACCGCTCATATCGCCATCCAAGGTGCCTTCGTAGCTCctggggaggggggagaaggaCAGGTGTGAACgttaacattgtttttaaagACACACTGACATTCACCATCAGAGACATAGCGGATGAAACAATAATAATTCCccttttaaatgaatgttgaaGGAAAATTATCATGTGCACTTCTGACACACAACAATCTCAAAGTTGACTCTGTAAACACTgcacacagaacagacagaactcATCGCTGAAATACTGCATGAGTCAATACAAAAACGTACCCAGTCCTGCGTGGGGGACCATGAGGAAATGCATGGAGGTTGCGGGGCACAGTGCTGTAGTGCATTGGGTGTCCCAATCCATAGTCGGGCTCATCATAACCCATGCTGCGCTGATCATCCTCCAGACCGTACGGCTCTGCGACAAACCTCGGGATGGCCGACAGCTCCAATGCACTTCCCATACGCACAACCTACAGAGACAAGCTCCAAAATAATACAAGCTACAACACGAATGCTGTTGCAAACTTATGATATAGCTTGTAGATTTGTATACTCTGCTCTAGAACTTCTCTCCTATTAAAATTACATTCTTAACATGTAAAACCTAGTTCATTAAGTGAATCTTGACCAAGTTAAAATCCTGCATCAAACCAAATGATTCAGTGATTGCTGAACATACCTGTGGCTGAGCAGCATAGGGGTCCAGCTGGTTCCTGCTGTGGGCTCTGTAGCTTGGATCGAGAGTTCTGTAACCATCTGGATGGACCGGTCTACAAACGGGACAGGCAGGGAGGTTAAGAATGAGAACAGAAAAAGAGGCCTTGATGGGACTGAATTTCAACAAACATGGTACCTATAGCGATCATCCATGCGAGCTCCCCTGTTAAGGCTTGCGTATGTCTCCGATGGGGGTCCGGTGCGGTAGTCGTCGTAGCCCCCTGGAGGTCCGTAGTGGTAGTTGCGGGGCACAGTGTGAGTGGGGTAGTCCATCGGCATGCCACCTGGGGGTGCCTGCCTGTAGACCATGGGTGCAGGGGTAGCCTCCCATACCCGTCACTGAACCCCCACCATCCAGGGAAAGTGTGTCTGACACGGAGGGGATGACTGTGCGAGTGGTGGTCGTCTTTACTACTTTCTTTACCTTAAAGAGCCAAAGAAGGGAGGCATGAAATGACAGTTAATATTTAAAAACGTCCACAGGTCactgtgcaaacacacattttccatCGACTCATGTTACCGTGGTTTCTGTGCGCCGCGTGGTCCCATCATCACTGGTCTCTAAGGAGACAACAGGTGGCGACTCCTGGGGGTCTTCCTCCACCGTGTATGACTCCTGCACCATCTGACCAGGCTCCATCCtgaactgcaaacacacacacacacacgccgagTATATAACTGAACACATATCCTCAACCCTTGTTAAGAATTCAACAGCTGAAACAAAGAGACAGCTTCAAAGGTGCTTACGTGATGTGACCCGTTGATGTAACCCTCGTTCAGTGTCAGCCTTTCTATGTCCGCATCACAAGGAAGGCGGCCGTTCTGCAGTGAGGAAGAAACACACATGAGggaatgcaacacacacacgcaaacacacagctCAGAGTAAAAAAGGATGAAcgtgcattcacacacacacacacacacacacacacacacacacacacacagagacagacagacagacagacacacacagagagacagacagacagacagacagacagaaactgaCTGAACAAGTAAGTAGCAAACGAAAGTGAAAGCATCAACTGTCGtcaatttaaatttaattttaatgGCATCCAGCTCAGGCTGAATATAGGAAAATAACGATCATCGTGACAGCCTCAGCAAAgtcctgtttgtttatttttgcaacataAATCACATTCATAAATCATATTCATTCAGCTTCAACATATTTTTCTCCTGGTCATCCACGCCCTCTCTGAAGCAGCTTCATGTCCCCCCGAGGGGGCCCGCCCCCAGGTTTGGGAAACATTGAGTTACAGTGATGCAACTAGCCAATAACAGGCCAACCGTAAACCAAACAAGCTTGCTGTTTTTAGAAATTGAAAGTATAAGTCAGTGACAGTTGAGCACTTTGTCTCTCAGCCAAAGGGAAACTCAGCATGGACTGATGACACAACATGAACTCCAACAGGTATGTAAACATCATGAATATGAACATTGAACATGAGTTCACGTTTCCATTCTTCACCTGTTAACACAATGAGGTAGCTAAATGTAGCATTCACAAATGCATTCACTGAGATGATGGAATGAAGTGAgtgataaaaatgaataatgacaCCTAGAGAGAAACAAATCTCCAACAATCTCTCTAGCATTGCCCGTCTAGGGCTGGTGATGGGTGTGGTGCATTTCTCATTCCAACCACAGGAGGTGCTTTATGTATCGCTACAGCCATCTCTGCAGCTTCATCTCCACCAGGGGCACAGCCAGGGGAGAGGAATTGCTCAATACAGATTCAGAGATGGAATCGAGTTGTCTCACACtcacaaaaatgttgtgttttcatattaaaaaaaaaaaacctttctgaAAGTAGAAAATATTACTTGTGGGAGGAGCAATGACAACCTGCCCAGATTAAATGAACAAGATACAGATAGAATGCACTCTTTCGTTGAGATGAATACTTAGTCGGGGGGAATAGTAGAAAGTGCCGGGCAGATGTGAGCATGTGAGAACCTGTCAGTGAAAACTGAGGTCGTGTTGCACAGCCTGGGAGAGTGGCAGAGGCATGCTGAAGCCTCTGGGCTATGTAAACACGCACAGGAGAGATAAGAACCAGCACAGGCTTCACTTCTGTTCTGCTctcactgtaacacacacactctacctAGATTCCTGCTTCTTATCAGTCCCTAGAATTACCTGGGACGTGTCCCGTCACTAAAGGACAGCCTACTGCGAAACAAAAGAATGAAAGCGAGCAAGCGGCAGAGCCCAGTTGTTTATGACAGTGTGTTTCAAAGGTTGCCTTAGGCCCaaagagtgtatgtgtgtgtgtgtgtgtgtgtgtgtgtgtatttatgcaGTTTATTCATTTAAGTAAAGATGGAGCGTGCCAATAAGGAAGCAAAAGAATGAGTGAGCGTGAGTCTGTGTCTGTGAGGTAAGCTCAGAGCATGAAGTCAGCCTGCAGTCTCTTAACCAGGTTAATGACTCACGCATGATAAAGAGGGTGTGTAAGCAAACAGCACAACACACTAACCATGAAGCAGATTTACTAATCAAGACTTTTAGCAAGAATTCACAGCTGATGATAAAGGACTGGATCATTGTCCTGGTGAATAGACCATGtcccaatttaaaaaaaaacagctgtgggACCTTTTCATTATACCCCCCAATCACCAAATATACCAGCAGGCTGATAAACTGAAGCTACAAACCTAAACTCTAGATGATGTTCAAGGAAATGACAAATCTAACAATACAAATTATCAAGCAAGACATCGGTCCCCATGCAAACTCCTATGGACCATTGAGACAAACATGACAGGTGGACACTGGGTTGTTAATCTTGATTGGAGGAGGgatattatgatgatga from Sparus aurata chromosome 1, fSpaAur1.1, whole genome shotgun sequence encodes the following:
- the ctnnd1 gene encoding LOW QUALITY PROTEIN: catenin delta-1 (The sequence of the model RefSeq protein was modified relative to this genomic sequence to represent the inferred CDS: inserted 2 bases in 1 codon), which codes for MEQCASTASLLASVREQERQFEMLSRALEEERRSCAGTLPRPLPNMQNGRLPCDADIERLTLNEGYINGSHHFRMEPGQMVQESYTVEEDPQESPPVVSLETSDDGTTRRTETTVKKVVKTTTTRTVIPSVSDTLSLDGGGSVTGMGGYXPAPMVYRQAPPGGMPMDYPTHTVPRNYHYGPPGGYDDYRTGPPSETYASLNRGARMDDRYRPVHPDGYRTLDPSYRAHSRNQLDPYAAQPQVVRMGSALELSAIPRFVAEPYGLEDDQRSMGYDEPDYGLGHPMHYSTVPRNLHAFPHGPPRRTGSYEGTLDGDMSGPGDMYYWGGGAPLAQGERGSMASLDSTLRKGPGPSGWRQPELPEVIAMLNYRLDPVRSNAAAYLQHLTYKNDKVKSDVRRLKGIPALVSMLDIPNKEVQHAACGALKNISFGKDPDNKIAIKNCDGVPALVRLLRKTRDQDLTDTITGTLWNLSSHDSVKMEIVDHALHALSDEVMVPHSGWERGSNGAGGGEENCKPRHLEWETALTNTAGCLRNVSSERSEARRKLRECTGLVDSLMYIVQSQIDCKDVDNKLIENSVCLLRNLSYQVHREIPGCERYQEAQPINQGPAPSSQKGGCFSSRKSKDEWFSKGRKDEDQAADIIDIPKRTTPAKGYELLYQPEVVRIYTSLLKESKNPTVLEASAGAVQNLCAGRWTYGRYIRALLRQEKGLPMMTELLAHGNDRVVRAMSGALRNLAIDARNKDLLGKHAVPHLVANLPGGGQSQPVRALSEETVVSVLSTLHEVLGSSLDAAKTLRASQGIERLVLINKDGNRSEREVRGAGLVLQTVWGYKELRRTLEKDGWKKTDFMVNLNPPSNNTRANGGYEDSSTLPLIDKGGKGDREMIPMNDLGPDAYSTLDQRGRRNTLDNTLEPADRDAVEGGMYGERQASLPLMDSYDEKLIVCITRRQPPPTYCPC